The Coccinella septempunctata chromosome 9, icCocSept1.1, whole genome shotgun sequence genomic interval tcctgaaaaattatttccttgaatGGCGGTTATGTCCTAATCCAAATAAAACAGAAGTTTCCTGAAACCACCGAAGATATTTCATTTAGTTTCTTGAAAATGTAGTATTCGATATCTTCAGAACTTTCCAGAAAACATCTGATCGTGTCGATAGCTTGTCTAGCTTCTTGAACAGTTGGTGGTGTAGGTGGCTCAATTTCAGGGTCCTCCAAATTGTCGAAACCTGCATCGTCTTCTTCTTCCCTTTGTAACACTTCACGTACGATACTTTCATCTGTAGGTGGAAAGCATACCGGTAGATCACAATCCACCTCCACAAATTCGTTAAAGTTTACATCCACATCAAATACAGATGTGTACAGATCAATTTCTACTTCTTCTGGATTTTCCAGCGCTGTGTCTGATTCATCGGTGGTAATCACGTCGAATCCACATGcagaaaaacaattttgaatTGTTCGAGGGCTCACTTCATCCCATGCCTTCTTGATGAAATGTAGAGCTTCTAATACATTTATTGGGACTACAACACGATTCTCCTGTATTTGTCGAAGCACAGTACGGTATTTAACCTTAAAATGTTTAATGATCCCCAAATCCAAGGGCTGTAGTTTCGATGTCGTGTTCGGTGGTAGAAACTCTACTTTTAACGATATAAGAACAGGCAAAGGATTATGAGCTGGACAATTGTCTATGAAGAGAAGAGCcctcttttttttttgtcaactcGTTATCCCACTTTTGAAACCATTCTCTAAAAATAATTCCAGTCATCCATGCTCTAGAAAAATTAAGATGCGATAACGGGGGAGAATATGAGAATATGAGTTTTGTGTCAACAAGGGAATTAAATTGCAACATACAGTGGCACACAACCCCGAACAGAATGGAGTAGCCGAGAGTTTCAATAGAACCATAATGGAAAAGGCAAGATGTTTGATTTCTGATGCCGGATTGGAAAAGGAAATGTGGGGAGAAGCTATACGAACTAGTGCATATCTAATAAATAGAACAGAGACTAGAGAATTAGAAGACCACAAGACTCCAGCAGAAGTTTGGTGTAATGAAAAACCCaatttggagaaaataatttggaGATATTTGGATCTACTGCATATAACTTGATACCGAAAGAAATTAGAATGTCAAAGTTGGATCCTAGGTCAGAGAAGATGATAATGGTTGGATATGCCGATAATGGGTATAGATTATGGAACGAAAGAGAAAGAAGGATTGTGCGTGGAAGGAATATTATTTTCGAGGAGAAGGAACAGGAAATGCCTGTAACTATTGAGTATAAGAATAATGAACCTGAATACAATGAAGGTGATAAAGATGTAGATGAAGAAATGGAGAGACAGGAAGATTTTGAGAACGATAGAAAAAGAAGAAGCGGTAGAAAGAGAAATACACCTAAGTATTTACATGATTATGAACTTAATGATGATAAGAATTTGTTTGTAGCGCTTACAGCTGGAGATCTGTTCGCTGAAGTGCCAAAGTCATATACAGAAGCATTACAGCAAGGTTATAGATGGAAGAGTGCAATTGAAGAAGAGTTAAGAGCTCTAGAAGAGAATGAGACCTCGAAGTTGGTAGTACCACCAAGAAACGCTGAAATAATCGACTCCAAGTGGGTGTTTAGTGAGAGGATAGTAGGTGGACAGGTGAAGAAGAAGGCGAGATTGGTGGCTAGAGGATTCAAGCAAAGTGTCATGAATGAAGACGTTTTTGCTTCTGTAGATAGGATGGCAAGCATCAGAATACTTTTATCATTATATGTCGAATTGGACTTGGAGGTATGTCAATTGGATGTAAAATCCGCTTTCAATGGAACCTTGAAAGATGTTGTCTTTATGTACCCTCCTGAAGGTCTTAATGTTGAAAATCGGAATCTAGTGTCTCAGTTAAAGAAAGCTCTCTATGGCTTGCGCCAATCACCAAAATGTTggaattcaattaaaattaattaaaattaaaattaattttggtTTTAAACGTTCTAAGAAAGACCCATGTTTATATTTAACAGGAACTACATATCTTTTAATACATGTAGATGATATAATTATGTTTTCAAAAAGTAAGGAAGATCTTATATGTATCAAGGATGTGTATCAAAATTGTCGGTCGTAAAGAAAAATGGAATGATATTGTGTCTAATATGAATTTTACTCATTCGAGTAGGAGTTCTTGGGATGTTTTACGGAATTTAGGAGAAGCTGCTCCTTTAACTAAAGCCCCTTCAAATGTGAATCCAGAACTGATTGCTCGCCGACTTGTAAATGTAGCGAACACACTTAAAATCTCCCAATCGAAAGTTGAAGACATgaggaaaaaattacataaattaaGGAAATCGGCATCTATTGTAGATGTTATTTCTAATCCTTTTAATATGGATGACTTAAAATCTGCAATTAGATGCACGAAATCTCAAAAAGCTGCTGGGTTTGATGGCATTTACCCAGAATTCATAAAACACTTGGGAGTAAAAGCTTCATCTTGGCTATTATCGTTttataatgatattttgaattttggtaattttCCAACTTAATTTAGAAAAGCAAAAGTTATTGCAATTTTGAAGCATGGTAAAAATTCTTCGGATCCAAATAATTATCGTCCTATAAGTTTATTAAGTGTCCCTTTTAAAATTCTTGAGAGATTGATCCAATTTAGGATTGAAACATATGTTGAGGATGTTTTACAAAATTGCCAGGGAGGTTTTAGAAAGAATAGAAATTGTTCTGATCAGGTACTGAGCCTGACTACTTTTATTGAATCGGGTTTCAATAATAAGAAGaaaacaggaacagcatttgtAGATCTATCATCGGCGTACGATAcggtgtggaaagatggtttaaTTTTTAAACTTCACAGTCACTTAAAATGTGGTAAAATGGTTCGTTTGATAGAAAATATATTATCTGATCGAAGACTTCGTGTTTTTGTTAATGATAAAAGCAGTAGTTTCAAAACTTTAAATAATGGacttccacaaggatcggtatcatctcctcttcttttcaatttatatttatgtgatATCCCCGATACGTCTTCCGAAAATTTGTTTACGCCGATGATATTGCTCTTGCTTTTCGCCATTCTGATTTCGAAGTAATagaatagctatttatgtaacaagtacataaattaggtctttatggacgagtccaaaagtttatggcagagcgagcaaagcgagcgaggccaataacttgggcaagtccataaagcctaattatgtacgagttgcatacaaagctttatgttcgactgcaatgcagaaattgtattttccaaaatggcttaattactgaaaaacataaagtgtgcttttgattttcctaccttagtaaccagcgaccttagcaacctcagtaaacacagttgtttacttccttaattctgtgacaaacgtcataataatccaaaaaatggatagtgctggaggagaaaacgtagaaaatttagccgtaaACGACAAAGAATCTTtcttacccactaaatctaaaagtggttatgaaaatatgtatgcggcctataacaagtgttgtaaaacgaaggaaattgtaaaatcaacagaagacagtattctggcttattcaatagtgaattgaaagctcacaaagtttcttcgctatggactacatagatgaatcagaaagtactaaaataagtgttgccaccagaatattgggccaggaagtagttgatcaagagtattgcagatcgaaaactgtgcttccacttcaagctcgacttcctcaggcatgcatttttatgataacaaagaatgtgtttttaatattcactaccacactaatgcttagaatagttattcataattttgttttaaggtcgaagttcaattcttcttccttgaataaagtgttattcgcatctagtatatttacttgacagaatgatagtgacagttgagtccaataaagtggtgtccaataaagtagtcaattatggacactaaacgaattcataaatgaagtgtttatgatgcagtcgaacataaaataCTTTAACGCAAGACttagaaatcctgaaaaattatttccttgaatggcggttatgtcctaatccaaataaaacagaagtttcctgtttccatttaaatgatcagcaaaaatatagaaaattgaaagtaacctttaatgatgatgttttacaacataatttcaatcctaaatatctcggaataaaattagattcttcattgaattttaaggtTCATTTGGAGAGTTTacgtttgaaattaaaatcgaggaacaatataattcaaaaattagctgGTTCTTCATGGGGTGTTGATGCCATCACACTTCGTACGCCAGCTTTGGCCctagttttttctgctgctgagtactgttgctctgtttggttcaacagtgctcacgtcaataaaatcgacaccatactcaatgattctatgAGGATCGTTACGGGGACTATCAAATCTACACCTTTGCATTGGTTACCCGTTCTGTCAAACATCGTACCACctcatattcgccgacaggtggcagtctcgaagtcttggaataaattccattcctacccaaattcatttccaattttatcatatttaccagattctagaagtgccagattaaAATCTAgtaagcctttatggactaatgattttctgtattcaactaataaccataaagaattttggcaatcagaatggaattcatgtaatatctttaataaagatttaattactgatccttcaaaaaaagttcctggctttgatcttccaagaaaaatttggtgtacactaaatcgactgaggactggccatggtcggtgtaatagcatgctctttaggtggaatgctgttgatagtccaagatgtgagtgtggtgcagaagattaaactatagaccacttggtgaagagtttatttatttatttatttatttgccaTAAACAGGAATCCTAACAGGAAAACCCAATTACAAGGATTCACTTAGATATAAGGAAAGAAAAAACATGTACACACATGATCATGAACACAAATTGAtttcagaataaaaataaatttagtAATTGCTATAAAGATAAACATAAAGTCTTCTCCTAAACGAAGCAGGTGAGATgttgaaaatatcaataaagTAAATACGCCAATTGTAAAACCGCATGATTCTCAAAAAGATGGAGTTATAGAACAATGATGTGCGAGCTCTGGGGATATAAAAAAGTTCTCTTCGACGACCGGTAAAAGCACGTGCACTGAGCTGAATTTCATTAACGAGGGGAAAATCAAAGTGGCCATTCATTATCCggtataaaaacatttgatCGAAAATTACTCTTCTCTGCTCCAGAGTTATCATTCCATACAATCTCAACCTTGCACTATATGGACACTCAATCTGCCTATTTCCGAATCTATAATACAGAGTTCTAGTAAATTTCTTTtggattttttcaattcgactAATATATTTGTAGTAATAAGGATTCCAGATTGGGGTTGCATATTCGACTATACTGCGAACCAGAGAAAAATACAATACTTTCAGAGTTTCTACATTCCTGAAAGCCCTCGAAATTCTCAGAATGAAACCGAGCATTTTGAAACTTCTGGACACAATATCATCTATGTGATGTTCAAATGATAATTTCGAATCCAGATATATTCCCAGGTCTTTAACTACTTTCATCTTCTCTACAATCGAACCATTCAGAAATAGGGAAGTGCAcacaatattgagatttttggTGAATGTTATATGTTTGCACTTGCTAATGTTCAAGGACAAGTAGTGCAGAgaacaaaattcataaaatctgtatAGATCTTCCTGAAACTTCCGGGCATCGTCTGAACTCCTCAGCGCAAGGTACATTTTGATATCGTCGGCATAAAGCTCGAAGTTTACGTAGAGAAAGCATCTGAAAACATCATTGATGTATAAAATGAAGAGGAGCGGTCCCAAATGAGAACCCTGGGGCACTCCCGACTCAACCCTGTAAACAGATGAACAGGCATCATTAATGATGACAAACTGAAATCTATCGCAAAGATATGACCGAATCCACCTCAACAGATCCGCACCAACGCCATAATACGAGAGAATTTGCAAAAGTGTCATATGATGAACTTTGTCAAAAGCTTTTGATAAATCTGTATAAACTGCATCTACCTGGACACCTTGATCCATATTTTGGTTTATGTAACTAATGTATGGCGATATATTAGTAAGTACTGATCTGCCTTTGAAGAAACCATGCTGTCTGATTGTAATTGTCGATTTGAGTGAACAAAACAGGAAGTCCGTCACAATGGTCTCAAACAGTTTTCCGAAGTGGTTGAGACTAGAGATAGGTCGATAGTTTGAAATTAAATTTGTCCTTCCGCTTTTGTGTATCGGGGTGATTTTAGCAAGTTTCCACTCTTTGGGGAAAACACCAGTACGCAGTGAttgattgaaaataatatggaGTGGGAGGACAAGTGAGGCGGCACAGGACTTGATAAATATTGGAGGTATCAGGTCCGGACCTGAAcctttatttgttttcaactcgttcaacttattcaatatttcatctgaaCTGATATCATCAAGTCGAACATGTGTGGGATTCCTAATATTTTCAACGTTAGTTTCTCTGATAACGGGTCTGAGGGGATCCTCGAAAACATCCGCGAAGAATTTACCGAATTCATTCGCAACATTCTGACTGCCACTGTATTCAACATTGTCATGAGTCACCGATCCGGGTACATTAACTCCTTTGCGATTCTCTGAAACATACGACCAGAAGTGTTTTGGACTGTCAATAATATTGTTTTCAACACGTGAGATATGTTCTGAATAGTCCCTTTGTATAAATACTTTACTTTGTTTACGAAAATAAGAGAACCTATCATAATCCAGagcagttttaaattttttaaatttgcgATGagcttttaatttttctttaaGTGATTTGATGGTTACGCTTGAAAACCAGGGTGGAAATTTCGTATTCTTCACAATTCTAGTtggaatgaatttttcaattaaactatTTAAAATATCATAAAAGACTTTAACATTTACATCAACATCTTCACTACCCAAAAATACATCCCAGTCGATCCGTGACAGCTCCTCGTTGATTGCACGGTAATCCGCATTGAAAAACTTGAACATAGATCTTGACTTTATGGAATTGACCGAACCACCCGCAAACTCCACCAGAACATCCAGGGCAGGATGATGACCATCTTCAGTGACGAATGGGAGAAATTAACGCTTTACGACGACGTTTGGGCTGGATGACAGAATTAAATCCAGTGTTTTACCATTGTCATTGAGTTGGGATTTGAACTGTCCCAATGAATTGTAGGAAGTGAAATCCTTGAACACAGTATAAGAGTCGCCCAGCACCGGATCACACACCACATCTCCACTTGCTCCCGCAACCCATGAAAACCGCGGAAGATTAAAATCACCAAGGAGAAGGCATGGGTCATCACAGTTTTCATCCATTAAAGCTGTAACAGCATCGAGGTACGTTAAGTAATCGCCAGAGGATGTATTCGGCGGAATGTAACATACTCCAACAAACAAGTTCGTTGTTCgactcatttttattttcacccatAAGTCCTCGACCAATGTGGAATGAAGACAGTCCGACACCGGAACACACTCCAGATGCTTTGCAACGCCTATGAAAACACCACCTCCTTTCTTTTTGTCACTGATTGTATCGGGTCTGTCCCTCCGGTAGACATTGTAATTGTCACAAATAAATTCGGAATTGTTAATAGTTGGGTTTAACCACGATTCTGTCACACAAACAAGTTCGGCAGTGCAGTTCCAGGAAGACATTAGAAATTCAGTTGTCTTAGTCCTAAGACCTCGACAATTTTGATAATAGATGTTGAGTGAGAACACCATAAAAAACACAAAcgaacatataaaaaaaataataattggtTACTGATGGGGTAGCCTAGTCAAGTCTTTTTCAGAAGTGATACGAATAATTCTTGAGGTTTCACCCCTCCTCAACAAGATCCTTCCATCCTGAATCCAAATATACTTGAAACcattttcttttgaaaattgccTAGAAGCATTGAATAATCTCCTATTATTTTTCGAGAGATTTTCATTCACATAAATAGTACTTTCAGCTCCTTCAAAGCCAATATCACTCGATTTTATACCATCCCTGTTACCCTTATAGGCTCGCAAAAAACTATGGCGGTGTGACTTGCTCTTAAAATCTATCACGATGGGTCTATTTTTATTATCTTTTTTCGGCATAAAGTGAATTCTGTGACAACCCTCAATGAAATCTCGTATATTAGAAAGCCTCAGTGCAACCTTCTCAACAATGCTTAGAACATTTTCGTCCTTTTTTTCGGGAACTCCGACAACATCTAGACACTTCGACTTCAACTGCTGCTGTAACATATTAATATTTTGATGGAGTTCCTCTTTCTCGCTCTCCAAAATTCTGAGGCGAGATTCTACTCCATCTAACCTTTTGTTCATGTTCTCGAAGGTCGACAATTTGGACTCAAAATCATCTATTTTATTCCCATAGTAGTTGAGA includes:
- the LOC123320982 gene encoding uncharacterized protein LOC123320982, with protein sequence MVSKENRVVVPINVLEALHFIKKAWDEVSPRTIQNCFSACGFDVITTDESDTALENPEEVEIDLYTSVFDVDVNFNEFVEVDCDLPVCFPPTDESIVREVLQREEEDDAGFDNLEDPEIEPPTPPTVQEARQAIDTIRCFLESSEDIEYYIFKKLNEISSVVSGNFCFIWIRT